A genomic region of [Eubacterium] eligens ATCC 27750 contains the following coding sequences:
- a CDS encoding phosphopentomutase codes for MNINRIIWIVLDSVGIGEARDAAKFGDEGADTLGHTAEANGGLNIPNMVKLGIGNIDGAHNLERCDNPIGCFGKMAEVSAGKDTTIGHWEMAGIYSPDPFPVYPDGFPDCIIDEFIKKTGIPGILCNKPASGTQIIAQLGDEHVATGKPIVYTSGDSVFQIACHEDVVPVERLYEMCETARHILTGKNAVARVIARPFVGENGNYKRTPNRRDFSLKPSEDNILCRVCDKGLDVIGVGKIHDIFAGVGLTESKHTNDNQDGMDVTLDYMKQDNKGIIYTNLVEFDSTWGHRRDYKGYARGLEEFDVRLSQVLDTMKDTDMLVITADHGCDPTYKGTDHTREYVPLLVYGKCLKRGVNLGTGDTYADIAQTLAEIFGTEPVKIGKSFLNKIM; via the coding sequence ATGAATATTAACAGAATTATATGGATAGTTTTAGATAGTGTTGGAATTGGTGAGGCCAGGGATGCAGCTAAGTTTGGAGATGAAGGTGCAGATACATTGGGACATACTGCAGAGGCTAATGGAGGTCTTAATATTCCTAATATGGTAAAGCTTGGAATAGGCAATATAGACGGTGCACATAACCTTGAGCGTTGTGATAATCCCATCGGGTGTTTTGGAAAAATGGCAGAAGTGTCTGCAGGAAAAGACACGACAATTGGACACTGGGAGATGGCAGGAATATATTCTCCTGATCCGTTTCCTGTGTATCCTGATGGATTTCCAGATTGTATTATTGATGAATTTATTAAAAAGACAGGAATTCCAGGAATACTTTGCAATAAGCCGGCTTCAGGAACACAGATAATTGCTCAACTTGGTGATGAACATGTTGCGACAGGAAAACCAATTGTATATACATCAGGAGATTCAGTTTTCCAGATTGCATGTCATGAAGATGTTGTGCCGGTAGAAAGACTTTATGAAATGTGTGAGACAGCAAGACATATCCTTACAGGAAAGAATGCTGTGGCAAGAGTTATTGCACGACCTTTTGTCGGGGAGAATGGCAATTATAAGAGAACACCTAACAGAAGGGATTTCTCACTAAAGCCAAGTGAGGATAATATATTGTGCAGAGTCTGTGATAAAGGGCTTGATGTAATCGGAGTCGGTAAGATTCATGATATTTTTGCTGGAGTTGGACTTACAGAGTCTAAGCACACTAATGATAATCAGGATGGAATGGATGTAACACTTGATTACATGAAGCAGGATAATAAAGGAATTATATATACTAATCTGGTTGAGTTTGATTCAACATGGGGACATAGAAGAGATTATAAAGGGTATGCCAGAGGTCTTGAAGAATTTGATGTGAGACTGTCACAGGTGTTAGACACTATGAAAGATACAGATATGCTTGTTATTACGGCTGACCATGGTTGTGACCCAACCTATAAGGGAACTGACCATACAAGGGAATATGTTCCACTGCTTGTATATGGCAAATGTTTAAAACGTGGCGTTAATCTTGGAACAGGTGACACTTATGCTGATATAGCACAGACACTGGCTGAGATTTTTGGCACAGAACCGGTTAAGATAGGAAAGAGTTTTCTTAATAAGATTATGTAG
- a CDS encoding 3-deoxy-7-phosphoheptulonate synthase, producing MSFEFVTKLPTPTEIKEQYPVPEEIKTLKAERDAEIADVITGKSDKLLVIIGPCSADNETAVLDYTSRLVKVQEKIKDKVIIIPRVYTNKPRTTGVGYKGMLHQPDPEKKPDLLAGLVAIRKMHIDVMKETHLSPADEMLYPENYWYLSDVLSYVAVGARSVENQQHRLVCSGIDVPAGMKNPTSGDFSVMLNSVVAAQSKQTFIYRNWEVNTPGNPLTHTILRGAVNKHGQTIPNYHYEDLIRLYNMYAARDLENPAVIVDANHSNSGKQYLEQIRIVKEVLHSCHHSADVKKLVKGVMIESYIEPGNQKVGDGVYGKSITDACLGWAESEKLLYDIADLA from the coding sequence ATGAGTTTCGAGTTCGTCACAAAGCTTCCTACACCTACTGAAATCAAAGAACAGTACCCTGTACCAGAAGAAATAAAAACATTAAAAGCTGAAAGAGATGCTGAAATTGCTGATGTTATCACTGGCAAATCAGACAAACTTCTTGTTATTATCGGACCTTGCTCAGCAGATAATGAAACTGCTGTCCTTGATTACACATCAAGACTTGTTAAGGTTCAGGAGAAGATTAAAGACAAAGTTATTATTATTCCAAGAGTTTACACTAACAAACCAAGAACGACAGGCGTAGGTTACAAAGGAATGCTTCACCAGCCAGACCCTGAAAAAAAGCCTGATCTTCTTGCCGGTCTTGTTGCAATCAGAAAAATGCATATTGATGTAATGAAAGAGACACATCTTAGTCCTGCTGATGAAATGCTTTATCCTGAAAACTACTGGTATCTTTCAGATGTTCTTTCATATGTTGCCGTTGGTGCAAGATCAGTTGAAAACCAGCAGCACAGACTTGTATGTTCAGGAATTGATGTTCCAGCCGGAATGAAGAATCCTACAAGTGGAGATTTTTCAGTTATGTTAAATTCTGTAGTTGCTGCCCAGTCTAAGCAGACATTTATATACAGAAATTGGGAAGTTAACACACCTGGAAATCCTCTTACACACACAATATTAAGAGGTGCTGTAAACAAACACGGTCAGACTATTCCTAACTATCACTATGAGGATTTAATAAGACTTTATAACATGTATGCTGCAAGAGATCTTGAGAATCCTGCTGTTATTGTAGATGCTAACCACAGCAATTCAGGTAAGCAGTATCTTGAGCAAATCCGTATCGTCAAGGAAGTTCTTCACAGCTGCCATCACTCTGCTGATGTTAAGAAGCTTGTTAAGGGTGTTATGATTGAAAGTTATATTGAGCCGGGTAACCAGAAGGTTGGCGACGGTGTTTATGGAAAATCAATCACAGACGCATGCCTCGGATGGGCTGAATCTGAAAAGCTTTTATACGATATTGCAGACCTTGCTTAA
- a CDS encoding stage II sporulation protein M yields the protein MKAFLLWVIKNVRFVALIIAGIILGTCFIKMWRYGDVFSTEYLIVYINSNVAYANVWQEVLSYRLRKFITLVVFMITPFRKMYVYWLCLYNGFCLGICMTKAVMYHGAGGVVMVLIWLFPHYLLYIMTVLFMCHYFLNRIDTLRRTVIIVSMSLLLTLIGTFTESYINPDIMKMFLSKVCNIV from the coding sequence ATGAAGGCTTTTTTATTGTGGGTAATTAAGAATGTAAGATTTGTTGCATTAATTATTGCGGGAATTATACTTGGTACATGCTTTATAAAAATGTGGCGCTATGGTGATGTGTTTTCAACTGAATATCTGATTGTATACATTAATTCTAATGTTGCATATGCAAATGTATGGCAGGAGGTGCTATCTTACAGATTAAGGAAGTTCATAACATTGGTAGTATTCATGATTACCCCATTCAGAAAAATGTATGTATACTGGCTGTGTCTATACAATGGATTCTGTCTTGGAATATGTATGACAAAGGCTGTTATGTATCACGGTGCAGGGGGAGTAGTTATGGTTTTGATCTGGTTGTTTCCACATTATCTGTTATATATAATGACCGTTCTCTTTATGTGTCATTATTTTCTAAACAGAATTGACACTTTAAGAAGAACGGTCATTATTGTGAGTATGTCATTGTTACTTACATTAATCGGAACATTTACAGAAAGCTATATTAATCCCGACATAATGAAAATGTTTTTAAGCAAGGTCTGCAATATCGTATAA
- a CDS encoding NUDIX hydrolase, which yields MKEHIKRVDRILKYKGSILDIYTDVIETPDGHRAEWDYIDHRGAAAVVPVLDDGRLLMVRQYRDALDRETIEIPAGGLNGWDEPTINAAARELEEETGYRSDNLTKLVSVVTAVAFCNEVVDVYLATDLVKTSQHLDEDEFIDVEKYTLDELKDMIFAGTIQDSKTISAVLAYDALLNRKKNN from the coding sequence ATGAAAGAACATATTAAAAGAGTGGATAGAATTCTTAAATATAAGGGTTCAATACTTGATATATATACAGATGTTATAGAGACTCCCGACGGACATAGGGCAGAATGGGATTATATTGACCACAGAGGAGCGGCAGCTGTTGTTCCGGTGTTAGATGATGGACGTCTTCTCATGGTAAGACAGTACAGAGACGCACTTGACAGAGAGACGATTGAGATTCCTGCAGGTGGTCTTAATGGCTGGGATGAGCCGACAATTAATGCGGCAGCAAGAGAACTTGAAGAAGAGACCGGATACAGGTCAGATAATCTTACTAAGCTTGTATCAGTTGTTACTGCGGTTGCGTTCTGCAATGAAGTGGTAGATGTATATCTTGCAACAGATCTTGTAAAAACAAGTCAGCATCTTGATGAAGATGAATTCATAGATGTAGAAAAATACACACTGGATGAACTTAAAGATATGATATTTGCAGGAACGATACAGGATTCCAAGACAATTTCAGCAGTTCTTGCTTATGATGCCTTACTTAACCGTAAAAAGAATAATTAA
- the proC gene encoding pyrroline-5-carboxylate reductase translates to MAKIGFIGMGNMGYAMLKGALAAFSPSDIIFSSPDREKCERISSETCVRFAESNAECGNNAKYIVLAVKPQMYPTVLKNIVNVVTEESVIISIAPGITIASIKNALGSNIRVVRAMPNTPALIGEGMTGVSYNMTDFSFDERDVIDKFFNSFGKVVYVDEKLMDGIVCASGSSPAYVYMFIEAMADSVVKYGIKRDDAYKLVAQTVLGSAKMVLESGEHPAVLKDKVCSPGGTTIQAVSALEENGFRNALIKATDACYDKCTSIK, encoded by the coding sequence ATGGCTAAGATTGGTTTTATTGGAATGGGTAACATGGGATATGCAATGCTTAAAGGTGCTTTGGCAGCATTTTCACCATCAGATATTATATTTTCATCACCAGACAGAGAAAAATGCGAAAGAATATCATCTGAGACATGCGTACGATTTGCAGAAAGTAATGCAGAGTGTGGCAATAATGCCAAGTATATTGTGCTTGCAGTAAAACCACAGATGTATCCAACAGTACTTAAGAATATTGTCAATGTGGTAACAGAAGAAAGTGTTATTATATCAATTGCACCGGGAATTACTATTGCGTCTATAAAGAATGCTCTTGGAAGCAACATAAGAGTTGTAAGAGCAATGCCTAATACACCTGCACTTATTGGAGAGGGAATGACAGGAGTATCATATAATATGACAGATTTTTCATTTGACGAAAGAGATGTTATTGATAAATTCTTTAATTCATTTGGAAAGGTTGTTTATGTTGATGAAAAGCTTATGGATGGAATAGTGTGTGCAAGTGGCAGCTCGCCTGCCTATGTATATATGTTCATTGAGGCGATGGCGGATAGCGTTGTAAAGTATGGAATAAAGAGAGATGACGCATATAAGCTGGTTGCCCAGACTGTCCTTGGTTCGGCAAAGATGGTACTTGAGTCAGGAGAACACCCGGCAGTACTTAAAGATAAAGTGTGTTCGCCTGGTGGAACAACAATTCAGGCTGTTTCTGCACTTGAAGAGAATGGTTTCAGAAATGCACTTATCAAAGCAACTGACGCCTGCTATGACAAATGTACAAGCATTAAGTAA
- a CDS encoding aminotransferase class I/II-fold pyridoxal phosphate-dependent enzyme has product MQYNDMSKEELLVLKESLNKEYAEAKAKGLALDMSRGKPSAKQLDVSLGLLDTINSSSDLKSLDGTDCRNYGVLDGIPEAKKLMADMMGTTPDHVIVYGNASLNIMYDQISRAYTHGILGNTPWCKLDKVKFLCPVPGYDRHFAITERFGIEMINIPMSESGPDMGMVEEYVSKDASVKGIWCVPKYSNPQGYTYSEETVKRMAALKPAAEDFRIFWDNAYVIHDLYDDNKDEIADIISECEKAGNPDMVFEFASTSKVSFPGSGIAALATSANNIADIKKQLTIQTIGHDKLNQLRHVRFFKDINGLKEHMRKHAEFIRPKFEAVESVLEEELSGLGIGSWTEPKGGYFISFDAMDGCAKAIVAKCKEAGVKLTGAGATFPYGKDPKDSNIRIAPSFPTPEEMKQAADLFVLCVKLVSVEKLLENK; this is encoded by the coding sequence ATGCAGTACAATGATATGAGTAAAGAAGAGCTTTTAGTTTTAAAGGAAAGCTTGAACAAAGAGTATGCAGAAGCTAAGGCAAAGGGGCTTGCGTTAGATATGTCAAGAGGTAAGCCATCAGCTAAGCAGCTTGATGTTTCATTAGGACTTCTTGATACAATCAATAGTTCATCAGACCTTAAGAGTTTAGATGGAACAGATTGCAGAAACTATGGTGTTTTAGATGGTATTCCAGAAGCAAAGAAGCTTATGGCAGATATGATGGGAACAACACCAGATCATGTTATTGTGTATGGAAACGCAAGTCTTAATATTATGTATGACCAGATTTCGAGAGCATACACACATGGTATTCTTGGTAATACTCCATGGTGCAAGCTTGATAAGGTTAAGTTCTTATGTCCAGTTCCTGGATATGACAGACATTTTGCAATCACAGAAAGATTTGGAATTGAGATGATTAACATTCCAATGTCAGAGTCTGGTCCAGATATGGGTATGGTAGAAGAGTATGTAAGCAAGGATGCTTCTGTAAAGGGTATCTGGTGCGTTCCAAAGTATTCTAATCCTCAGGGATATACATATTCTGAAGAAACAGTTAAGAGAATGGCTGCACTTAAGCCAGCTGCTGAGGATTTCAGAATTTTCTGGGATAACGCTTATGTTATCCATGATTTATATGATGACAATAAGGATGAGATAGCTGATATCATCAGTGAATGTGAGAAAGCTGGTAACCCTGATATGGTATTTGAGTTTGCTTCAACTTCTAAGGTGAGCTTCCCAGGTTCAGGTATTGCAGCACTTGCTACATCTGCTAATAATATTGCAGATATCAAGAAGCAGCTTACAATCCAGACAATCGGACATGATAAGCTTAATCAGTTAAGACATGTGAGATTCTTTAAGGATATCAATGGACTTAAGGAACATATGAGAAAGCATGCTGAGTTTATAAGACCTAAGTTTGAGGCTGTTGAAAGTGTTCTTGAAGAAGAACTTAGCGGACTTGGAATTGGTTCATGGACAGAGCCTAAGGGTGGATATTTTATATCATTTGATGCTATGGATGGATGTGCCAAGGCAATAGTTGCAAAATGTAAAGAAGCAGGTGTTAAGCTTACAGGTGCAGGCGCAACATTCCCTTATGGAAAGGACCCTAAGGACTCTAATATAAGAATTGCCCCATCATTCCCAACTCCAGAAGAGATGAAGCAGGCTGCTGATCTTTTTGTACTCTGTGTAAAGCTTGTAAGTGTAGAAAAGTTACTTGAAAACAAATAA
- the rny gene encoding ribonuclease Y — MVAPITWFISSNAINKRNDATIGNANEKAREIIDEALKTAETKKKEALLEVKEESLKTKNELEKETKERRAEISKYEKRVLSKEETLDRKIEAVEKRDSNITRKEEELGKQKQKVEELEKKRQQELERISGLTSEQAKEYLLKTVEDEVKHDTAVMIKTLESRAKEEADKKAKEIVVNAIQRCAADHVAETTISVVQLPNDEMKGRIIGREGRNIRTLETLTGIELIIDDTPEAVVLSGFDPVRREVARIALEKLILDGRIHPARIEEMVEKAQKEVETLIKEEGEAATLEVGVHGIHPELVRLLGKLRFRTSYGQNVLKHSIEVAQLTGLLAGELGLDVKMAKRAGLLHDIGKAVDHEMEGSHIQLGVDLCRRYKESALVINAVEAHHGDVEPESLIACLVQAADTISAARPGARRETLETYTNRLKQLEDITNSFKGVEKSFAIQAGREVRVMVVPEVVSDSDMVIMARDISKQIEDQMEYPGQIKVSIVRESRAVDYAK, encoded by the coding sequence ATAGTCGCTCCTATTACTTGGTTTATCTCGTCTAATGCAATCAACAAGCGTAACGATGCAACAATCGGTAATGCCAATGAGAAAGCAAGAGAGATAATAGATGAAGCTCTTAAGACAGCTGAAACCAAGAAAAAGGAAGCTCTTTTGGAAGTCAAGGAAGAGTCTTTAAAGACTAAGAACGAACTTGAGAAGGAAACTAAGGAAAGACGAGCTGAGATAAGCAAGTATGAAAAGAGAGTTCTTTCAAAAGAAGAGACACTTGACAGAAAGATTGAGGCTGTAGAGAAACGCGACTCTAACATTACCAGGAAAGAAGAAGAACTTGGTAAACAGAAGCAAAAGGTTGAAGAACTTGAGAAGAAGAGACAGCAGGAACTTGAACGAATCTCAGGATTGACCTCCGAACAGGCAAAAGAATATCTATTAAAGACTGTTGAAGACGAAGTTAAACATGATACTGCTGTAATGATTAAGACATTAGAAAGCAGAGCGAAAGAGGAAGCAGACAAGAAGGCTAAGGAAATTGTTGTTAATGCAATTCAGAGATGCGCCGCAGACCATGTGGCTGAGACAACAATATCAGTAGTTCAGCTTCCTAATGACGAAATGAAAGGCCGTATTATTGGTAGAGAGGGTAGAAATATCAGAACTCTTGAAACACTTACAGGTATTGAACTTATCATTGATGATACACCTGAGGCTGTAGTTTTGTCGGGCTTTGATCCGGTAAGAAGAGAGGTTGCAAGAATCGCTCTTGAGAAGCTCATACTTGATGGAAGAATTCATCCGGCAAGAATTGAGGAGATGGTTGAGAAAGCTCAGAAAGAAGTCGAGACATTAATTAAAGAAGAAGGTGAAGCTGCAACCCTTGAGGTTGGTGTACATGGTATCCATCCAGAGCTTGTAAGACTCTTAGGTAAGTTAAGATTCAGAACAAGTTATGGACAGAATGTTTTAAAGCATTCTATTGAAGTAGCACAGCTTACAGGTCTCTTAGCTGGAGAGTTAGGACTTGATGTTAAGATGGCTAAGCGTGCTGGTTTATTACATGATATTGGTAAAGCTGTTGACCACGAGATGGAAGGCTCACATATTCAGTTAGGTGTTGATCTTTGTAGAAGATATAAAGAATCAGCTCTTGTTATTAATGCAGTAGAAGCACATCATGGAGACGTTGAGCCAGAAAGCTTAATTGCTTGTCTTGTACAGGCTGCTGATACAATTTCAGCTGCAAGACCTGGTGCAAGAAGAGAAACGTTAGAAACTTATACAAACAGACTGAAACAATTAGAAGATATTACCAACTCATTCAAGGGAGTTGAGAAATCCTTTGCCATTCAAGCAGGTAGAGAGGTTCGTGTTATGGTAGTTCCTGAAGTCGTTAGTGATTCAGATATGGTAATCATGGCTCGTGACATTTCTAAGCAGATTGAGGATCAGATGGAATATCCTGGTCAGATCAAGGTTAGTATTGTCAGAGAATCAAGAGCTGTAGATTACGCAAAGTAA
- a CDS encoding regulatory protein RecX, giving the protein MEDNIELIVTSIKELTKKRRLVYINYEPAFALYAAELRKFGIKDGESVRKEAYDSLIDDVLSKRATVRAMALLKNKDYTRKGLEDKLRDGYYPDMCIDYALEYVTRFGYINDERFAENYVNFKAGNKPRRQIELKLKQKGVDADIISRVCDEFYEDNSDIELEQAKAFVEKKHIDIENADYKELQKVKAALYRKGFSMDIINKTLDSKGLFLDIIDN; this is encoded by the coding sequence ATGGAAGATAATATTGAACTTATTGTCACATCCATTAAAGAACTTACTAAGAAACGCAGGCTTGTATATATTAATTATGAGCCTGCATTTGCTTTATATGCAGCAGAATTAAGAAAGTTTGGAATTAAGGATGGAGAGTCTGTCAGGAAAGAAGCATATGATTCTCTGATAGATGATGTGTTATCTAAGCGTGCAACGGTAAGAGCGATGGCATTGCTTAAGAATAAGGATTATACAAGAAAAGGTTTAGAGGACAAGCTTAGAGATGGATATTATCCTGATATGTGTATAGATTATGCATTAGAGTATGTAACCAGGTTTGGATATATTAATGATGAGCGCTTTGCAGAGAATTATGTTAATTTTAAGGCAGGTAATAAGCCAAGAAGACAGATTGAACTTAAGTTAAAGCAGAAAGGCGTTGATGCAGATATTATCAGCAGGGTTTGTGATGAATTCTATGAAGATAATAGTGATATAGAATTAGAACAGGCAAAGGCATTTGTTGAAAAGAAACATATAGATATAGAGAACGCTGATTATAAAGAGCTTCAGAAGGTCAAAGCTGCATTATATCGCAAAGGATTCAGTATGGATATTATTAATAAAACATTGGATTCTAAGGGGCTTTTCCTTGACATAATCGACAATTGA
- the recA gene encoding recombinase RecA — MVNEDKMKALDAAISNIEKQFGKGSVMKLGESTANLNVECIPTGSLSLDIALGIGGVPKGRVVEIYGPESSGKTTVALHMVAEVQKRGGIAGFIDAEHALDPVYAKNIGVDIDNLYISQPDSGEQALEITETMVRSGAVDIVIVDSVAALVPKAEIDGDMGDSHVGLQARLMSQALRKLTPVVSKNNCVVIFINQLREKVGVMFGNPETTTGGRALKFYSSVRLDVRKIETLKQNGEVIGNRTRVKIVKNKVAPPFREAEFDILFGKGISTEGDLVDLASNAGIIQKSGAWFSYEGNKIGQGRENAKQFLLDNPEIREEVDRRVREHYGIVDGVKEAEASDDAKQTKAKKKADTEE, encoded by the coding sequence ATGGTTAATGAAGATAAGATGAAAGCCCTTGATGCGGCAATTTCTAATATTGAGAAACAGTTTGGTAAGGGCTCTGTAATGAAGCTTGGGGAATCAACAGCTAATCTTAATGTTGAATGTATTCCTACAGGTTCTTTAAGTCTAGATATCGCTTTGGGAATCGGTGGAGTTCCTAAAGGAAGAGTTGTAGAGATATATGGACCTGAATCAAGTGGTAAGACAACAGTTGCACTTCATATGGTTGCTGAAGTACAGAAGAGAGGCGGTATTGCAGGTTTTATTGATGCAGAGCATGCTCTGGATCCTGTATATGCTAAGAATATTGGTGTTGATATTGATAATTTATATATTTCGCAGCCTGACAGCGGCGAGCAGGCACTTGAGATTACAGAGACTATGGTAAGATCCGGTGCAGTCGATATTGTAATTGTCGATTCAGTTGCAGCTCTTGTTCCTAAAGCAGAGATTGATGGTGATATGGGCGATTCACATGTAGGCCTTCAGGCAAGACTTATGTCACAGGCATTAAGAAAGCTTACACCTGTTGTAAGCAAGAATAACTGCGTTGTTATATTTATCAACCAGCTTCGTGAAAAGGTTGGTGTTATGTTTGGAAATCCGGAGACAACTACAGGTGGTCGTGCACTTAAGTTCTATTCTTCTGTAAGACTTGATGTAAGAAAGATTGAGACACTTAAGCAGAATGGTGAGGTTATTGGTAACAGAACCAGAGTAAAGATTGTTAAGAATAAGGTTGCCCCTCCATTCAGAGAAGCAGAGTTTGATATTCTTTTTGGAAAAGGTATATCTACAGAAGGAGATCTTGTTGATCTTGCTTCTAATGCAGGTATTATCCAGAAGAGTGGAGCATGGTTCTCATATGAGGGCAATAAGATTGGACAGGGACGAGAGAACGCTAAGCAGTTCCTTCTTGATAATCCAGAGATAAGAGAAGAAGTTGACAGAAGAGTAAGAGAACACTACGGAATTGTGGACGGTGTTAAGGAGGCAGAAGCATCTGATGATGCTAAGCAGACTAAGGCTAAGAAGAAAGCAGATACAGAAGAGTAA
- a CDS encoding CinA family protein — protein sequence MVDYLGCLDKALVETLKNKSLTITTAESCTGGMVASSIVNISGASDIFKEGYITYSNEAKERILGVKHETLEKYKAVSAETAAQMAEGAVRISKADISVSVTGVAGPSREDDKPVGLVYIGCCYKGETHVKECDLSGDRHTIRCQSTKEALKFVLDIIKTNR from the coding sequence ATGGTTGATTATCTCGGCTGTCTTGATAAGGCTCTTGTTGAGACATTAAAGAACAAATCCCTGACTATAACTACAGCTGAGTCATGCACAGGCGGCATGGTTGCTTCGTCTATAGTTAATATAAGCGGTGCTTCAGACATTTTTAAAGAGGGCTATATTACATATAGTAATGAGGCGAAGGAACGTATTCTTGGAGTTAAGCATGAGACTCTTGAGAAGTATAAAGCTGTAAGTGCTGAAACTGCTGCCCAGATGGCAGAAGGAGCAGTAAGAATATCTAAGGCAGATATCAGTGTTTCTGTAACAGGTGTTGCAGGACCTTCAAGAGAAGATGACAAGCCTGTTGGACTTGTGTATATTGGATGCTGCTATAAGGGTGAGACACATGTTAAAGAATGTGATTTGTCAGGCGACAGGCACACGATAAGGTGTCAGTCTACGAAGGAAGCACTTAAGTTTGTTCTTGATATAATTAAGACTAACAGGTAG
- the pgsA gene encoding CDP-diacylglycerol--glycerol-3-phosphate 3-phosphatidyltransferase, producing the protein MNLPNKLTIARVIMIPLFLICLYLNIGCGKYIAVGIFILASLTDLLDGKIARKYNLVTNFGKFMDPLADKLLVCSALIALVDLERIAAWIVIIIIAREFIISGFRLVASDNGVVIAASYWGKFKTAFQMITIIMLVLNLSVPFMNIINTVLIYISLGLTVISLIDYIAKNYKVFLEGSGK; encoded by the coding sequence ATGAATTTACCTAACAAACTTACAATTGCAAGAGTTATTATGATTCCTTTGTTTCTGATATGTCTGTATCTTAACATTGGATGTGGCAAATATATTGCAGTAGGAATATTTATTCTTGCAAGTTTAACAGACCTTTTAGATGGTAAGATTGCAAGAAAGTATAATCTTGTTACTAACTTCGGAAAATTTATGGATCCACTTGCAGATAAGCTTTTAGTATGCTCTGCACTTATTGCACTTGTTGACCTTGAAAGAATTGCAGCATGGATTGTTATTATTATAATTGCAAGAGAATTTATTATTAGCGGATTCAGACTTGTTGCATCAGATAATGGTGTTGTTATAGCAGCAAGCTACTGGGGCAAGTTCAAGACAGCATTTCAGATGATTACAATTATTATGCTTGTTCTTAATCTTAGTGTACCATTTATGAATATTATTAATACTGTTCTCATATATATATCATTAGGATTGACAGTGATTTCTCTTATTGATTATATTGCAAAGAATTATAAAGTTTTTCTGGAAGGTTCGGGTAAATAA